The Solibacillus sp. FSL R7-0668 genome includes the window CGTCTCTCCCAACATAGGGAGAGTGGATTGAAATTAAGTACAATTGACTATATGCAATGCAAGAATGTAGTCTCTCCCAACATAGGGAGAGTGGATTGAAATTCAATAAAAGAGTGATTTTAACTCGAAAATTAGTCTCTCCCAACATAGGGAGAGTGGATTGAAATGGATTTTACCCTGTTAATGAAGAAGTGGTTGAGCGTCTCTCCCAACATAGGGAGAGTGGATTGAAATTAATGTCGGTTAAAACTACACTAGAAATATTGGTGTCTCTCCCAACATAGGGAGAGTGGATTGAAATTTGCAACAAATAAACCAGTACCAGATTTAGAGGGTCTCTCCCAACATAGGGAGAGTGGATTGAAATATTTGAAGGCTCTTGCTTTGCTTTTCTACGTGTGTCTCTCCCAACATAGGGAGAGTGGATTGAAATAATATTATCGTTATCCAAATAATCCTTGTAAACGTCTCTCCCAACATAGGGAGAGTGGATTGAAATAAGCGGAAATTCATCGCCAACACGAAAGACTTTTGTCTCTCCCAACATAGGGAGAGTGGATTGAAATCAATTGAATGGATTGAATTTTTGCAGCCATCCGTCTCTCCCAACATAGGGAGAGTGGATTGAAATGGAATGGCATTAATGAGTAGCGCTCTTTCAAATGTCTCTCCCAACATAGGGAGAGTGGATTGAAATAAAAGAAATAATTGCTTCATCAAGTAAAACTTTGTCTCTCCCAACATAGGGAGAGTGGATTGAAATCTTTTCAAGGGTTTCACTAACAGTACTAGGTGCGTCTCTCCCAACATAGGGAGAGTGGATTGAAATTGTTTTTACATCCATCTTGACGCCAATATTGCTGTCTCTCCCAACATAGGGAGAGTGGATTGAAATAAAAGAAATAATTGCTTCATCAAGTAAAACTTTAGTCTCTCCCAACATAGGGAGAGTGGATTGAAATACGTAAAACAGCAAGTTCATAGTTGTAAATGAAGTCTCTCCCAACATAGGGAGAGTGGATTGAAATATCAATTGGCATCTGATTTTGTATTAATTGATAGTCTCTCCCAACATAGGGAGAGTGGATTGAAATTTTACTTGGTACTGAATACCCTCATTGGTTAACCGTCTCTCCCAACATAGGGAGAGTGGATTGAAATCACTACGACCATTTCAAGAAAGTAATGGAGCAACGTCTCTCCCAACATAGGGAGAGTGGATTGAAATACATTAGCGAATTGGTGCCAGTTATATTTTCGGACGTCTCTCCCAACATAGGGAGAGTGGATTGAAATAGCAATTGCCGCGCGATTAAATTGATAATCAGAGTCTCTCCCAACATAGGGAGAGTGGATTGAAATTGCTTTTACTACTCCTACTAGGTCTGCGTACGCAGTCTCTCCCAACATAGGGAGAGTGGATTGAAATAGTTTTCAATGTACAAACTTGCATACTACAACTTGTCTCTCCCAACATAGGGAGAGTGGATTGAAATATTTGTTAGATTACACATCTTGCCACCCCTTTGAGTCTCTCCCAACATAGGGAGAGTGGATTGAAATTTTACTTGGTACTGAATACCCTCATTGGTTAACCTGTCTCTCCCAACATAGGGAGAGTGGATTGAAATTCCAAATATCATCTTATTTGGAAACCTTGAAGCGTCTCTCCCAACATAGGGAGAGTGGATTGAAATAAGCCGGATTAGGTACAACGAAAGCCGAAGCGGAGGTCTCTCCCAACATAGGGAGAGTGGATTGAAATTTGTTTTCCTAGTGATAATAATCCCGGGTATGAAGTCTCTCCCAACATAGGGAGAGTGGATTGAAATTCGACATGTAAGCTCAGGTATTGTTGATTCAATGTCTCTCCCAACATAGGGAGAGTGGATTGAAATGCGAAAATCCCAGACGAATTCCGAGTGGACGTGCGTCTCTCCCAACATAGGGAGAGTGGATTGAAATTTTTTCGTGTAACTATCTGGCACACGATCCGTCGTCTCTCCCAACATAGGGAGAGTGGATTGAAATTGCCTGTGGGTGGAGATAAAGTTGCTTACAAAAAGTCTCTCCCAACATAGGGAGAGTGGATTGAAATAAAATCGTATTACAGATGCAGCTCCATTAAATCGTCTCTCCCAACATAGGGAGAGTGGATTGAAATTTTGTGAGTGATTTAATCGGGAATACTAACAACTGTCTCTCCCAACATAGGGAGAGTGGATTGAAATGTGTAGTGTTTGATTTGCTGTTGGTGAAGTAACTGTCTCTCCCAACATAGGGAGAGTGGATTGAAATTGTATCAGAAAAAGCATTTAAGGTAATAATATCGTCTCTCCCAACATAGGGAGAGTGGATTGAAATCTAACAAAACTAGCGGAACTAATTAAAGAATTCGTCTCTCCCAACATAGGGAGAGTGGATTGAAATTAGCGATTATTTATTAGGTAACTCTAATAATCCGTCTCTCCCAACATAGGGAGAGTGGATTGAAATAACATATGATTAATCGATTCGGACATACAGATATGTCTCTCCCAACATAGGGAGAGTGGATTGAAATTCAAAAATTCCTAAGGATATTTAGTACAATTTAGTCTCTCCCAACATAGGGAGAGTGGATTGAAATTTTCCACGCAAAAATCTGACGTAGTGGCATTTTGGTCTCTCCCAACATAGGGAGAGTGGATTGAAATCGCAAAATGGCGAATTAAAACATGACGACCCAATCGTCTCTCCCAACATAGGGAGAGTGGATTGAAATTGCGGAGGCTCGATTAGCTAAGGCTCGAGATAAGTCTCTCCCAACATAGGGAGAGTGGATTGAAATTCCGCTTTACATACGAGAATTAATTCGCTACGGTCTCTCCCAACATAGGGAGAGTGGATTGAAATCGCTTGTTGACGATGAAACGTTCAATAAAATCGAGTCTCTCCCAACATAGGGAGAGTGGATTGAAATTGATATGGTCGATGGAAATGCCGAAATTCGAAGTCTCTCCCAACATAGGGAGAGTGGATTGAAATTTACTAGAATCGGAGGACGCTTACGAGAAATTCGTCTCTCCCAACATAGGGAGAGTGGATTGAAATCGTGAGGGTAGGCGAGTTTTGACGTTTATCAGGTCTCTCCCAACATAGGGAGAGTGGATTGAAATCGATGGAGAAATTGTTATCTCTTCGTTATTATCGTCTCTCCCAACATAGGGAGAGTGGATTGAAATCGTGAGCGTATGGTAGTAGGAGAAAAAGAGCGCCAAGTCTCTCCCAACATAGGGAGAGTGGATTGAAATCCTTTTCCAAGGCGATTGGAAAGGTGTCTGGGGTCTCTCCCAACATAGGGAGAGTGGATTGAAATAAGGGACCACCAGATAAGGTCACAATCAAGGCTGTCTCTCCCAACATAGGGAGAGTGGATTGAAATTGGAAGAACTTAGACATGTTCAAAGAGATGGGCGTCTCTCCCAACATAGGGAGAGTGGATTGAAATCAGAATAAAATCAATCGGATCGCTACGAATATTCGTCTCTCCCAACATAGGGAGAGTGGATTGAAATCTCCAGTTAACGATATTGCTCCAATCGCAGAATTGTGTCTCTCCCAACATAGGGAGAGTGGATTGAAATACAAAGTAATATGAGTAATATTTTTAGCGATGAAGTCTCTCCCAACATAGGGAGAGTGGATTGAAATAATACATTTACAAATTAAATCCGCACATTTTTCAGTCTCTCCCAACATAGGGAGAGTGGATTGAAATATAAGTCTGGACAACCTCATTATCATATCCTGTGTCTCTCCCAACATAGGGAGAGTGGATTGAAATTTTATGAAAATGACAGTTAATGAAATGTTTGAGTCTCTCCCAACATAGGGAGAGTGGATTGAAATGAGGAAGAAAAGCAGACGTTAGCTGCGCAATTGTCTCTCCCAACATAGGGAGAGTGGATTGAAATTAAAATTGAATCAAAATATACCATTTCAGTATGTCTCTCCCAACATAGGGAGAGTGGATTGAAATTGTTACACCACCAGCGCCAAAACCTATACATCCGTCTCTCCCAACATAGGGAGAGTGGATTGAAATGTGGTATACCTTCCCGAATGAGCCGGAAAGGGTTGTCTCTCCCAACATAGGGAGAGTGGATTGAAATATATCATACAGGTTATCAAAATACTGCATAAGACGTCTCTCCCAACACAGGGAGAGTGGATTGAAATATTGCGTGTGCGTTTAACATCTTACGCATTTCAGTCTCTCCCAACACAGGGAGAGTGGATTGAAATAAACGTGGGTAACACTGTATTACTACAATGATGTCTCTCCCAACACAGGGAGAGTGGATTGAAATACTGACAATGTGACTGTTGAAGAAATTCAAGTAGTCTCTCCCAACACAGGGAGAGTGGATTGAAATTAAACAATCACCAGTGGATTCAGATAGAATTACGTCTCTCCCAACACAGGGAGAGTGGATTGAAATCTTGTAGATGTCATACGGGCTAAATAGGATTATGGTCTCTCCCAACACAGGGAGAGTGGATTGAAATATCTGGAGATACAAGAAGAAGTAAGCACAGAATAGTCTCTCCCAACACAGGGAGAGTGGATTGAAATCCGAAATTACTGCTACTAAAGTACAGTAGTTCTCGTCTCTCCCAACACAGGGAGAGTGGATTGAAATTACTAAACGTAGTAGCTTGCATAATATCTTTAATGGTCTCTCCCAACACAGGGAGAGTAGAGCGGGAGTAAATAATTGAGGTTGAATTATTGGTCATGCAAAAAGGGCTCAACGAAATGATGGTTATCATTACATCAAATCTAAATCTATATAAATTGACTTTAACATTCTAACCCTGTTAAACGATAAATTTCACAAGATAGATTATTTGCAGAGCTTTGCTGTTACATCAATGTTAGATTCATATTCCAATATGTAAATATCTTTAAGTTCACTAAAAAAAAGGCTATCGCATTGTAAAAGTGTTACCAGATGCGGTTTACTAAGCAAGGGAAGTAGGGCCTTTAATACCGAGGTAGGTTGAAATTCATTTACAAAATGAGCTAGGGCTAGTGAGGATATTCGGTAACCATATATATTTACACAAAATTAGTAAAAAGCCTTGAATATGACTGAGGGAACTATGTCTCTCAATTATTATCAAGGCTATACTTATGAAGAAGTGGAGATAGTGATTTGTAAAATAGTAACTCTTCTGTAACTTATTTACGTTCTTAGGTTATTGCTTTCTTAATTTAAACATTACACGCTCATTTTCTGTTATTTTGTGCGTGTTAAATAGAAGATGTTCCTTTATATCTTCCATTTCAATTTTCAATTCGGTATGGTATTCAGACAGTCTCACAGTGTGATCTAAAATAACATGTTGCTTTGTTTCAATTCGGGAAGTTAATCCTTTTATTTCTTTAATGTCGTGTTCTATAGGATCAATCCGAGTAGTTAACTCTTTCTGCCCAACCTCAATCTTATGAACTTGAGAAACCAGAGCGTTTTGTCCACCATCGAGCTTATTAAATTTAGCAACTAATTCTTGTTGGCCGTTTTCTAACTGACTAACTTGAGCTACTAATTTCTTCTGTCCACTATCAAAACTGGTGACAGTATCCGTTAGCTTTTGCATTTGGTCTAAAATTTGGTTTAGTAATTTTTCCATTTCACCTATCCTTCCTTGGTTATTATAAAATTATGTTATTGTATTATGTCATTTTCCAAAAAATCTAACTGTTAACTTTGGTTGGTAGAATCATGCCGTTTTTTATATGAAGTTCTCATTAATTTTTACTTAATTATACACCAAAATGAGCAGGGAGGAGTTGTAAAAAAACCCCATGCTTTTCTCAAGCGAGCGATAATTTCACTAATTTGGACTGCCATTAAATTAGTAAAACCGAGCAGCAATTGTGTATTTGAATAATCATGATATAGATGCAAAATACTTGTTGGGTACTCTTTCCTCATTCGTCACTACGCATAAATTCAGCCGTACTTCCAATAGGTTGATACATTTGTTGGTAGGGCTGTAAATACAAAAAACAGGTAAGCTTAGCGTAAAGTTAACACCAGCTTACCTGTTTTTTTCAGTTTTTATTTCCTCATATACTTCTCAATTTGCTTTTCTTCCCAGTCTTTTCCTAGGATTAGACCTTTACTGAAAACGGATAAGCCATGAGCAACAATGCCAATTCCCCAGCCTAATAGGGGATAGATAAACCATTTGTAGTCAGATGAGAAAACGAGATTAATGCCAATTAAGCCGATGTTGACGGTTACATAAACAATAAGGTGAATGTAAAAATTTTCTAATGCCTGAACATACTTTGTTGCTTTTTTGTATTGTAAATTGCTCAAATAAATGCCCCCTTATAATAATGATGCGGAGAATTTATCACCGGTTACTCCGTTTCACCTCGTCGTTTTTTAATCGATTTGTTTAAATTCTTAATATCCCTTTTTAATAAAATTTGAATTAACCACCAAGTAAAGCAGTAAATAATAATTAATAAAATGAAGACAATGACGATGGTCGAAAAATCGGTTATGTCGTACCAATTGCCAAAGTATCCTGCGGTAAACACACATACAAGAATTCCGAAAAAATGTAGCAGTAGCTGACCGATAAACGGGATTCTTTCTACCTCAAAAATAAATGAAAGGAAACTGATTGCTA containing:
- a CDS encoding 2TM domain-containing protein, giving the protein MSNLQYKKATKYVQALENFYIHLIVYVTVNIGLIGINLVFSSDYKWFIYPLLGWGIGIVAHGLSVFSKGLILGKDWEEKQIEKYMRK
- a CDS encoding DUF3021 domain-containing protein, which codes for MRFLQLLLICVLISLSCSYIIMSSMIYASPNDVMTGKDLLEQVFIAILLGIAISFLSFIFEVERIPFIGQLLLHFFGILVCVFTAGYFGNWYDITDFSTIVIVFILLIIIYCFTWWLIQILLKRDIKNLNKSIKKRRGETE